In Salmonella enterica subsp. enterica serovar Typhimurium str. LT2, a single window of DNA contains:
- the argG gene encoding argininosuccinate synthetase (similar to E. coli argininosuccinate synthetase (AAC76205.1); Blastp hit to AAC76205.1 (447 aa), 96% identity in aa 1 - 447), with product MHKNALKQKPISLSVNQAGFYSMTTILKHLPAGQRIGIAFSGGLDTSAALLWMRQKGAVPYAYTANLGQPDEDDYDAIPRRAMEYGAENARLIDCRKQLVAEGIAAIQCGAFHNTTGGLTYFNTTPLGRAVTGTMLVAAMKEDGVNIWGDGSTYKGNDIERFYRYGLLTNAELQIYKPWLDTDFIDELGGRHEMSEFMIACGFDYKMSVEKAYSTDSNMLGATHEAKDLEFLNSSVKIVNPIMGVKFWDESVKIPAEVVTVRFEQGHPVALNGKTFSDDVEMMLEANRIGGRHGLGMSDQIENRIIEAKSRGIYEAPGMALLHIAYERLLTGIHNEDTIEQYHSHGRQLGKLLYQGRWFDSQALMLRDGLQRWVASQITGEVTLELRRGNDYSILNTVSDNLTYKAERLTMEKGESVFSPDDRIGQLTMRNLDITDTREKLFGYAKAGLLTASSATGLPQVENLENKGK from the coding sequence TTGCATAAAAATGCACTAAAGCAGAAACCGATCTCATTATCAGTCAATCAAGCAGGGTTCTATTCTATGACGACGATTCTTAAGCATCTTCCAGCAGGTCAACGTATTGGTATCGCTTTTTCCGGCGGTCTGGACACCAGCGCCGCGCTGCTGTGGATGCGACAAAAAGGAGCTGTCCCATATGCCTATACTGCGAATCTGGGACAACCGGATGAGGATGACTATGACGCCATTCCTCGTCGCGCAATGGAGTATGGCGCAGAGAATGCTCGCCTGATTGATTGCCGCAAGCAGTTGGTTGCAGAAGGGATCGCAGCGATTCAGTGCGGCGCTTTCCATAATACGACTGGCGGACTGACCTATTTCAATACCACGCCGCTGGGCCGTGCCGTAACCGGCACGATGCTGGTCGCCGCGATGAAAGAAGACGGCGTGAATATCTGGGGCGACGGCAGTACCTATAAAGGCAACGATATTGAACGTTTCTATCGTTACGGCCTGCTGACGAATGCTGAATTACAGATTTACAAACCGTGGCTGGATACCGACTTTATCGATGAGCTGGGTGGTCGCCATGAGATGTCTGAATTTATGATTGCCTGCGGTTTCGACTATAAGATGTCAGTCGAAAAAGCCTACTCCACCGACTCCAACATGCTCGGCGCCACGCATGAAGCGAAAGATCTGGAGTTTCTTAACTCCAGCGTCAAGATCGTCAACCCGATTATGGGCGTGAAGTTCTGGGACGAGAGCGTGAAGATCCCGGCAGAAGTTGTGACCGTCCGCTTCGAGCAGGGTCACCCTGTTGCCCTGAACGGTAAAACCTTCAGCGATGATGTTGAGATGATGCTGGAAGCGAACCGCATCGGCGGCCGTCACGGCCTGGGTATGAGCGACCAAATTGAAAACCGCATCATTGAAGCAAAAAGCCGCGGTATTTATGAAGCCCCTGGGATGGCGCTGCTGCACATCGCTTACGAGCGTCTGTTGACCGGTATTCACAACGAAGACACCATTGAACAGTATCATTCTCATGGTCGTCAGCTGGGTAAACTGCTGTATCAGGGCCGCTGGTTCGACTCGCAGGCGTTGATGCTGCGTGACGGCCTGCAACGTTGGGTCGCCAGCCAGATTACCGGTGAAGTGACGCTGGAACTGCGTCGCGGCAACGACTACTCCATCCTGAACACCGTGTCAGACAACCTGACCTATAAGGCTGAGCGTCTGACCATGGAGAAAGGCGAGTCCGTATTCTCACCGGACGATCGTATTGGCCAGTTGACCATGCGTAATCTGGACATTACCGATACCCGCGAGAAACTGTTCGGCTACGCGAAAGCGGGTCTGTTAACCGCCTCTTCCGCGACCGGTCTGCCGCAGGTTGAGAATCTGGAAAACAAAGGCAAATAA
- the nusA gene encoding L factor (transcription pausing; N utilization substance protein A (NUSA protein). (SW:NUSA_SALTY)) — MNKEILAVVEAVSNEKALPREKIFEALESALATATKKKYEQEIDVRVEIDRKSGDFDTFRRWLIVEEVTMPTKEITLEAARFEDESLNVGDYVEDQIESVTFDRITTQTAKQVIVQKVREAERAMVVDQFRDQEGEIVTGVVKKVNRDNISLEIKSEGMAGNAEAVILREDMLPRENFRPGDRIRGVLYAVRPEARGAQLFVTRSKPEMLIELFRIEVPEIGEEVIEIKAAARDPGSRAKIAVKTNDKRIDPVGACVGMRGARVQAVSTELGGERIDIVLWDDNPAQFVINAMAPADVASIVVDEDKHTMDIAVEAGNLAQAIGRNGQNVRLASQLSGWELNVMTVDDLQAKHQAEAHAAIEIFTKYLDIDEEFATVLVEEGFSTLEELAYVPMKELLEIDGLDEPTVEALRERAKNALATLAQDQEASLGDNKPADDLLNLEGLDRDMAFKLAARGVCTLEDLADQGIDDLADIEGLTDEKAGELIMAARNICWFGDEA; from the coding sequence ATGAACAAAGAAATTTTGGCTGTTGTTGAAGCCGTCTCCAACGAAAAAGCGCTGCCACGCGAAAAAATTTTTGAAGCGCTGGAAAGTGCGCTGGCGACAGCAACAAAGAAAAAATATGAGCAGGAGATCGATGTTCGTGTAGAAATCGATCGTAAAAGCGGTGATTTTGATACTTTCCGCCGTTGGTTGATCGTTGAAGAAGTGACCATGCCGACGAAGGAAATTACGCTGGAAGCGGCGCGTTTTGAAGACGAAAGCCTGAATGTCGGCGACTATGTTGAAGATCAGATTGAATCTGTCACCTTTGACCGTATCACCACGCAGACTGCGAAACAGGTTATCGTGCAGAAGGTCCGTGAAGCTGAACGGGCGATGGTTGTCGATCAGTTCCGCGACCAGGAAGGCGAAATTGTCACTGGCGTGGTGAAGAAAGTGAACCGCGACAATATCTCTCTGGAAATTAAATCCGAAGGGATGGCCGGTAACGCTGAAGCGGTGATTCTGCGTGAAGATATGCTGCCGCGCGAAAACTTCCGCCCTGGCGACCGTATTCGCGGCGTGCTGTATGCTGTTCGACCGGAAGCGCGTGGCGCGCAGCTGTTCGTCACCCGTTCCAAGCCGGAAATGCTGATCGAACTGTTCCGCATCGAAGTGCCGGAAATCGGCGAAGAAGTGATTGAAATTAAAGCGGCGGCTCGCGATCCGGGTTCTCGTGCGAAAATCGCAGTGAAAACCAACGATAAACGTATCGATCCGGTCGGCGCTTGCGTGGGGATGCGCGGCGCGCGCGTTCAGGCGGTCTCTACCGAACTGGGCGGTGAGCGTATTGATATCGTGCTGTGGGATGATAACCCGGCGCAGTTCGTCATTAATGCGATGGCGCCGGCAGACGTCGCGTCTATCGTGGTGGACGAAGATAAACATACCATGGATATCGCCGTTGAAGCCGGTAATCTGGCGCAGGCGATCGGACGTAATGGTCAGAACGTCCGCCTGGCTTCGCAATTGAGCGGCTGGGAACTCAACGTAATGACCGTTGATGACTTGCAGGCTAAACATCAGGCTGAAGCACATGCCGCTATCGAGATTTTTACTAAATATCTTGATATTGATGAAGAGTTCGCGACCGTTCTGGTAGAAGAAGGTTTCTCCACGCTCGAGGAACTGGCCTATGTGCCAATGAAAGAACTGCTGGAAATTGACGGCCTTGATGAGCCGACCGTTGAAGCACTGCGCGAGCGTGCTAAAAACGCACTGGCCACTCTGGCGCAGGACCAGGAAGCAAGCCTCGGTGATAACAAACCGGCTGACGATCTGCTGAATCTGGAAGGATTAGATCGCGATATGGCTTTCAAACTGGCGGCTCGTGGTGTTTGTACGCTGGAAGATCTCGCCGACCAGGGCATTGATGATCTGGCTGATATCGAAGGGTTGACCGACGAAAAAGCCGGTGAGCTGATTATGGCTGCCCGTAATATTTGCTGGTTCGGCGACGAAGCGTAA
- a CDS encoding putative cytoplasmic protein: MSLFFDRAGLIAELRTSNLSSAIQEKVVQQARAAIAFKRCLRDMETVKVGASRLGGLPDWPLGQSWPIRKKSVNATSRVLKLKAEKTRNARFVHEMKMSYELLNEGRKLLGQPAEDFDEEKYRLVQQRLLTEIDIRIENQLVDFPLAFVAQLNLSDLALLPGFDPLLPRRGLLSFFVDVTWEDRQPFVFWHDVEVDTLSTLAVPDDLLAFYNKIEFREPWQLCTQVECLEPLSVISVSSVCEGLSVTQQKAYESWYDALSDYEQDNPYRVDACYSGDLLGGWTIPLQRSVEDELNQNDTRWRQLFSWDEEIHSTTALLAVAGPDFGGGIDYIMMTEKDMAAQCFDRVRNVVQLD; this comes from the coding sequence TCCAATTTGAGCTCTGCTATTCAGGAGAAAGTCGTGCAACAGGCACGTGCTGCTATTGCATTTAAACGTTGTCTGCGGGATATGGAAACAGTAAAGGTGGGGGCATCGCGGTTGGGCGGTCTACCCGACTGGCCATTAGGACAAAGCTGGCCTATACGAAAAAAATCGGTTAATGCCACATCTCGCGTACTAAAGCTGAAAGCTGAAAAAACGCGAAATGCCAGGTTTGTTCATGAAATGAAAATGAGTTATGAGCTGCTCAATGAAGGGCGTAAGCTGCTTGGGCAGCCAGCGGAAGATTTTGACGAGGAAAAGTATCGGTTAGTGCAGCAGCGGTTATTAACCGAAATTGACATCCGCATAGAGAATCAGTTGGTTGATTTTCCGCTTGCTTTCGTTGCCCAACTAAACTTGAGTGACCTGGCGTTACTCCCGGGGTTTGATCCACTGCTTCCCAGGCGGGGGTTATTGAGCTTCTTTGTCGATGTTACCTGGGAAGATCGGCAGCCCTTTGTTTTCTGGCACGATGTTGAGGTAGATACATTAAGCACGCTAGCTGTGCCAGATGACTTGCTGGCTTTTTACAATAAGATTGAATTTCGTGAACCATGGCAATTGTGTACACAGGTTGAGTGCCTGGAACCTCTTTCCGTTATCAGTGTTTCGTCAGTCTGCGAGGGGTTAAGCGTTACGCAGCAGAAAGCGTATGAATCATGGTATGACGCGTTAAGTGATTACGAACAGGACAACCCGTATCGAGTTGATGCCTGCTATTCCGGCGATCTTCTGGGAGGGTGGACAATTCCTCTCCAACGTAGTGTGGAAGATGAACTGAATCAAAATGATACAAGGTGGCGACAGCTTTTTAGCTGGGATGAAGAAATTCATTCTACAACAGCATTACTGGCTGTCGCTGGGCCGGATTTTGGCGGGGGCATTGACTATATAATGATGACTGAAAAAGACATGGCTGCACAATGCTTTGACAGGGTGCGAAATGTTGTCCAGTTAGATTAA
- the truB gene encoding tRNA pseudouridine 5S synthase (similar to E. coli tRNA pseudouridine 5S synthase (AAC76200.1); Blastp hit to AAC76200.1 (314 aa), 93% identity in aa 1 - 314) — protein MSRPRRRGRDIHGVLLLDKPQGMSSNDVLQKVKRIYNANRAGHTGALDPLATGMLPICLGEATKFSQYLLDSDKRYRVIARLGQRTDTSDADGQIVQERPVTFSAEQLASALETFRGDIEQIPSMYSALKYQGKKLYEYARQGIEVPREARPITVYELLFIRHEGNELELEVHCSKGTYIRTIIDDLGEKLGCGAHVTYLRRLTVSKYPVDRMVTLEHLQTLVAQAEQQGVPAAQLLDPLLMPMDSPASDYPVVNLPLTSSVYFKNGNPVRTTGAPLKGLVRVTEGEDDKFIGMGEIDDEGRVAPRRLVVEYPA, from the coding sequence ATGAGTCGTCCTCGTCGTCGTGGCCGCGACATTCACGGCGTTCTGCTGCTGGATAAGCCGCAGGGTATGTCCAGCAATGACGTGCTGCAGAAAGTTAAGCGCATCTACAATGCCAACCGCGCCGGGCATACCGGCGCGCTGGACCCGCTGGCGACCGGCATGTTGCCGATTTGCCTCGGCGAAGCGACAAAATTTTCGCAGTACCTGCTGGATTCTGACAAACGCTATCGTGTTATTGCCCGTCTGGGGCAGCGCACGGATACCTCTGACGCCGATGGTCAAATCGTGCAGGAGCGTCCGGTGACTTTCAGCGCTGAGCAGCTTGCGAGCGCGCTGGAGACTTTCCGCGGCGATATTGAGCAGATTCCGTCAATGTATTCGGCGCTGAAGTATCAGGGTAAGAAACTGTACGAATATGCCCGCCAGGGTATCGAAGTGCCGCGCGAAGCCCGCCCGATTACCGTCTATGAGCTGCTGTTTATTCGCCATGAAGGTAACGAGCTGGAGCTGGAAGTTCATTGCTCCAAAGGCACCTATATTCGTACCATTATTGATGATTTAGGTGAGAAACTGGGCTGTGGCGCGCACGTAACGTACCTGCGTCGTCTGACGGTCAGCAAGTATCCGGTGGATCGTATGGTGACGCTGGAGCATTTGCAGACGCTGGTAGCACAGGCGGAACAGCAGGGCGTTCCGGCGGCGCAGTTGCTCGATCCATTATTGATGCCAATGGACAGTCCAGCTTCGGACTATCCTGTTGTTAATCTGCCGTTAACATCTTCGGTATACTTCAAAAATGGCAACCCGGTTCGTACCACGGGCGCGCCGTTGAAGGGACTGGTTCGTGTGACGGAAGGTGAAGACGATAAATTTATCGGTATGGGCGAAATTGACGACGAAGGCCGTGTCGCGCCTCGTCGGCTGGTAGTAGAGTACCCAGCGTAA
- the yhbC gene encoding putative cytoplasmic protein (similar to E. coli orf, hypothetical protein (AAC76204.1); Blastp hit to AAC76204.1 (152 aa), 95% identity in aa 13 - 152), translating into MITAPVEALGYELVGIEFIRGRTSTLRIYIDSEDGINVDDCADVSHQVSAVLDVEDPISVAYNLEVSSPGLDRPMFTADHYARFQGEEVALVLRMAVQNRRKWQGIIKAVDGEMITVTVEGKDEVFALSNIQKANLVPHF; encoded by the coding sequence ATGATTACAGCGCCAGTTGAAGCCTTAGGCTACGAGCTGGTCGGCATCGAATTTATTCGCGGTCGCACATCCACACTGCGCATCTATATTGATAGTGAAGATGGCATCAATGTTGATGATTGTGCTGATGTGAGCCACCAGGTAAGCGCGGTGCTGGACGTTGAAGATCCTATCTCCGTGGCTTACAACCTTGAAGTCTCGTCACCGGGTCTCGACCGTCCTATGTTCACTGCCGATCATTATGCGCGTTTCCAGGGTGAAGAAGTCGCGCTGGTTCTTCGCATGGCGGTACAGAACCGTCGCAAGTGGCAGGGCATTATCAAAGCGGTGGACGGTGAAATGATTACCGTCACAGTCGAAGGCAAAGATGAAGTGTTCGCGCTGAGTAATATCCAGAAGGCGAACCTGGTTCCCCACTTTTAA
- the infB gene encoding protein chain initiation factor IF-2 (translation initiation factor IF-2. (SW:IF2_SALTY)), with protein sequence MTDVTLKALAAERQVSVDRLVQQFADAGIRKSADDSVSAQEKQTLLAHLNREAVSGPDKLTLQRKTRSTLNIPGTGGKSKSVQIEVRKKRTFVKRDPQEAERLAAEEQAQREAEEQARREAEEQAKREAQQKAEREAAEQAKREAAEKAKREAAEKDKVSNQQTDDMTKTAQAEKARRENEAAELKRKAEEEARRKLEEEARRVAEEARRMAEENKWTATPEPVEDTSDYHVTTSQHARQAEDENDREVEGGRGRGRNAKAARPAKKGKHAESKADREEARAAVRGGKGGKRKGSSLQQGFQKPAQAVNRDVVIGETITVGELANKMAVKGSQVIKAMMKLGAMATINQVIDQETAQLVAEEMGHKVILRRENELEEAVMSDRDTGAAAEPRAPVVTIMGHVDHGKTSLLDYIRSTKVASGEAGGITQHIGAYHVETDNGMITFLDTPGHAAFTSMRARGAQATDIVVLVVAADDGVMPQTIEAIQHAKAAGVPVVVAVNKIDKPEADPDRVKNELSQYGILPEEWGGESQFVHVSAKAGTGIDELLDAILLQAEVLELKAVRKGMASGAVIESFLDKGRGPVATVLVREGTLHKGDIVLCGFEYGRVRAMRNELGQEVLEAGPSIPVEILGLSGVPAAGDEVTVVRDEKKAREVALYRQGKFREVKLARQQKSKLENMFANMTEGEVHEVNIVLKADVQGSVEAISDSLLKLSTDEVKVKIIGSGVGGITETDATLAAASNAILVGFNVRADASARKVIESESLDLRYYSVIYNLIDEVKAAMSGMLSPELKQQIIGLAEVRDVFKSPKFGAIAGCMVTEGTIKRHNPIRVLRDNVVIYEGELESLRRFKDDVNEVRNGMECGIGVKNYNDVRVGDMIEVFEIIEIQRTIA encoded by the coding sequence ATGACAGATGTAACCCTAAAAGCGCTGGCCGCAGAGAGACAGGTTTCCGTGGATCGCCTGGTACAGCAGTTTGCTGATGCAGGTATCCGGAAATCTGCTGACGACTCTGTGTCCGCACAAGAAAAACAGACTTTACTGGCGCACCTGAACCGCGAAGCGGTTTCTGGTCCCGATAAACTGACGCTGCAGCGTAAAACGCGCAGCACCCTGAATATTCCTGGTACCGGTGGAAAAAGTAAATCGGTACAAATCGAAGTCCGCAAGAAGCGCACCTTTGTGAAACGCGATCCGCAAGAGGCTGAACGCCTGGCCGCGGAAGAGCAGGCGCAGCGTGAAGCGGAAGAGCAAGCCCGTCGTGAGGCAGAAGAACAGGCCAAACGCGAGGCGCAACAAAAAGCTGAACGCGAGGCCGCAGAACAAGCTAAGCGTGAAGCCGCTGAAAAAGCGAAACGTGAAGCTGCGGAAAAAGACAAAGTGAGCAATCAACAGACTGACGATATGACCAAAACCGCCCAGGCCGAAAAAGCCCGCCGTGAGAATGAAGCTGCAGAGCTGAAGCGTAAAGCGGAAGAAGAAGCACGTCGCAAACTCGAAGAAGAAGCGCGTCGTGTAGCAGAAGAAGCTCGCCGCATGGCGGAAGAAAACAAATGGACCGCAACGCCTGAGCCAGTAGAAGACACCAGTGACTATCATGTCACCACTTCTCAGCACGCTCGCCAGGCCGAAGACGAAAACGATCGTGAAGTAGAAGGCGGTCGTGGTCGTGGCCGTAATGCAAAAGCAGCGCGTCCGGCGAAAAAAGGCAAACATGCCGAATCCAAAGCCGATCGCGAAGAAGCGCGTGCTGCGGTTCGCGGCGGTAAAGGCGGCAAGCGTAAAGGGTCTTCTTTACAGCAAGGCTTCCAGAAGCCCGCTCAGGCCGTTAACCGCGACGTGGTGATCGGTGAAACCATCACCGTTGGCGAACTGGCGAACAAGATGGCGGTTAAAGGCTCTCAGGTCATCAAAGCGATGATGAAGCTGGGTGCTATGGCCACCATCAACCAGGTTATCGACCAGGAAACCGCACAACTGGTTGCCGAAGAGATGGGCCACAAAGTTATCCTGCGTCGTGAAAACGAACTGGAAGAAGCGGTAATGAGCGACCGTGATACCGGCGCTGCGGCTGAACCGCGCGCCCCGGTTGTGACCATCATGGGTCACGTTGACCACGGTAAAACCTCTCTGCTGGACTACATTCGTTCCACGAAAGTGGCCTCTGGCGAAGCGGGCGGCATTACCCAGCACATCGGTGCTTACCACGTTGAAACTGACAACGGGATGATCACCTTCCTGGACACCCCGGGTCACGCCGCGTTTACCTCGATGCGTGCTCGCGGCGCCCAGGCAACGGATATCGTGGTTCTGGTGGTAGCGGCAGACGATGGCGTGATGCCGCAGACTATCGAAGCTATCCAGCACGCGAAAGCGGCAGGTGTGCCGGTCGTGGTTGCGGTGAACAAAATCGATAAGCCGGAAGCCGATCCGGATCGCGTTAAGAACGAACTGTCCCAGTACGGCATTCTGCCGGAAGAGTGGGGCGGCGAGAGCCAGTTCGTTCACGTGTCTGCGAAAGCGGGCACCGGTATCGACGAACTGCTGGACGCTATCCTGCTGCAGGCCGAAGTTCTGGAACTGAAAGCCGTTCGTAAAGGTATGGCGAGCGGTGCGGTGATCGAATCCTTCCTGGATAAAGGTCGTGGTCCGGTGGCTACCGTTCTGGTACGCGAAGGTACGCTGCATAAGGGCGATATCGTGCTGTGTGGCTTCGAATACGGCCGCGTGCGTGCGATGCGTAACGAACTGGGTCAGGAAGTGCTGGAAGCGGGGCCGTCCATTCCGGTGGAAATCCTCGGCCTGTCCGGCGTTCCGGCTGCGGGTGACGAAGTGACCGTCGTTCGCGACGAGAAGAAAGCGCGTGAAGTTGCTCTGTATCGTCAGGGTAAATTCCGTGAAGTTAAACTGGCGCGTCAGCAGAAATCTAAACTTGAGAACATGTTCGCCAACATGACCGAAGGCGAAGTTCACGAAGTGAACATCGTGCTGAAGGCCGACGTACAGGGTTCTGTGGAAGCGATCTCCGACTCTTTGCTGAAACTGTCTACCGACGAAGTGAAAGTGAAGATCATCGGTTCTGGCGTAGGTGGTATCACCGAAACCGACGCGACCCTGGCTGCGGCGTCCAACGCCATTCTGGTTGGCTTCAACGTTCGTGCCGATGCCTCTGCGCGTAAAGTGATCGAATCTGAAAGCCTGGATCTGCGTTACTACTCCGTCATCTATAACCTGATCGACGAAGTGAAAGCGGCGATGAGCGGTATGCTGTCTCCGGAACTGAAACAGCAGATTATCGGTCTGGCTGAAGTGCGCGATGTGTTCAAATCGCCGAAATTCGGCGCGATCGCGGGCTGTATGGTTACCGAAGGTACGATTAAACGCCATAACCCAATCCGCGTACTGCGCGACAACGTGGTTATCTATGAAGGCGAGCTGGAATCCCTGCGCCGCTTCAAAGATGACGTTAACGAAGTCCGTAACGGCATGGAATGTGGTATCGGCGTGAAGAACTACAACGACGTTCGCGTTGGCGATATGATTGAAGTATTCGAAATTATCGAGATCCAACGTACCATCGCTTAA
- the rbfA gene encoding ribosome-binding factor (role in processing of 10S rRNA; similar to E. coli ribosome-binding factor A (AAC76201.1); Blastp hit to AAC76201.1 (133 aa), 97% identity in aa 1 - 133) has translation MAKEFGRPQRVAQEMQKEIAIILQREIKDPRLGMMTTVSGVEMSRDLAYAKVFVTFLNDKDEDAVKAGIKALQEASGFIRSLLGKAMRLRIVPELTFFYDNSLVEGMRMSNLVTNVVKHDEERRVNPDDSKED, from the coding sequence ATGGCGAAAGAATTTGGTCGCCCTCAGCGCGTAGCGCAAGAGATGCAAAAAGAGATCGCAATCATCCTGCAGCGCGAAATTAAAGACCCGCGCCTGGGCATGATGACTACCGTCTCCGGTGTCGAAATGTCCCGTGACCTGGCCTATGCCAAAGTGTTTGTCACCTTTTTGAACGACAAAGATGAAGACGCAGTAAAAGCGGGCATCAAAGCGTTGCAGGAAGCGTCTGGTTTCATCCGCAGCTTGCTGGGTAAAGCGATGCGTCTGCGCATCGTGCCGGAACTGACCTTCTTCTACGACAACTCGCTGGTGGAAGGGATGCGTATGTCCAACCTGGTAACTAACGTGGTGAAACATGACGAAGAACGTCGTGTGAACCCGGACGACAGCAAGGAGGACTGA